TTTCGATCGGGTGATGGTCTATCGCTTCGATCCGCAGGGCAATGGCGAGGTCGTCGCCGAGGCGGCACGGTCGGGGATCGGCAGCTTCCTGCATCTCCATTATCCGCACACCGATATTCCGGCGCAGGCGCGCGCGCTCTACCAGCGCAACCTGTTCCGGATCATCGCCGATGTCGGTGCCGTGCCGGTGCCGGTGCTGCCGACGCTCAACGAGCGCGGGCGACCGCTCGACCTCTCGCTGTCCGTATTGCGTGCGGTATCGCCGATCCACATCGAATATCTCACCAATATGGGCGTCGGCGCCTCGCTGTCGATCTCGATCGTGATCGAGGGGCGGCTGTGGGGCCTGTTCGCCTGCCACCATTATTCCCCGCGCTGTCCCGGGCTGGAGCGCAGATCGCTGGCCGAGCTGTTCGGCCAGATGTTCGCGATGAAACTCGAGGCGCTGGAACGGCGGGAGGCGGCAGCCTATTCCGCGCGTGCCCATGCGGTGAGCGAGCGTTTGCTCGTCCAGTTGGCCGGCGACGCATCCTTGCGGGACGATCCGGCGTGGCTCGCCGAAACGCTGGACGAGGCGATCCCCGCCGACGGCATCGGCGTCGTGATCAACGGCATGGTCGCCATTGCCGGGCTTGCCCCCGACGAGGACAGCTTCACCCGCCTGGTCCGCGAGCTCAACCGGGCCGAAGCCGGCAAGGTCTATGCGACCGATCATATCGCCGGCTTCTTCCCGGAGGCCGAGCGCTGGTCGGATATCGCCGCCGGGATGCTGGCATTGCCGATCTCGCGCTCGCCACGCGATTATGTCGTGCTGTTCCGGCAGGAGATCATCCGGACGGTGCGCTGGGCGGGCGATCCCTTCCTGCCCAAGCAGTTCGGCCCCAATGGTGACAGGCTCAGCCCGCGCAAGAGCTTCGATGCGTGGAGCGAAACGGTGCGCGGCCGATCGCAGCCCTTTACCGCCATGGAGCGGCAGGTGGCCGAATCGCTGCGGGCGACGCTGATCGAGGTCGTGCTCCGCATGTCCGACGAGGCGCATGTCGAACGCCAGCAGGCGGCCGAGCGGCAGGAATTGCTGATCGCCGAACTCAATCACCGGGTTCGCAACATCCTGTCGCTGATCCGCGGCCTCGTCCGCCAGTCACGCGGTTCGGGCTCGATCGACGAGTATGTCACCGAGCTGGACGGCCGCATCCATGCGCTGGCGCGCGCGCACAACCAGATCACCAGCGACAATTGGGGCCCCGCCCCGCTGCGCGGCCTGATCGAGACCGAAGCAGCCGCCTATCTGGCCGGCAAGGCCGATCGCGTCCGCACCGATGGCCCCGAGATACTGCTGCAACCCAATGCCTTCTCGACGCTGGCGCTGGTGATCCATGAGTTGATGACCAACAGCGCCAAATATGGCGGCCTTTCCGACAATGGCCATGTCGAGGTGCGTTGGTCGATCGACCGGCAGGGCTGCCTCGCGCTCGACTGGCAGGAGATCGGTGGCCCGGTCGTCCAGCCGCCGACCCGCCAGGGCTTCGGCAGCACCATCATCCGCCGCTCGATCCCCTATGATCTCGGTGGCGAGGCGAAGGTCGATTTCGCCCCGCTCGGCCTTTCGGCGCATTTCGTCATTCCGGAACGCCATGTCAGCCAGCGCATCGCCGCACGGCCGGCGATGGCAGTCGAAGCCGAGACACCACCGCCCGTGTTGACCGGCGGCCCGCTGCTGTCCGGCCCTGTCCTGCTGGTCGAAGACAGTTTGATCATCGCGATGGACGCGGAAGATATCCTCATCCGGCTCGGCGCAGACAGCGTCGCGACGGCATCCAACATCCCGCAGGCGATCGCCGAACTCGGGCGCACTCGGCCGACGGTGGCGATCCTGGATATCAATCTCGGCACCGAGACCAGCCTGCCGATCGCCGATCGGTTGAAGGCGCTGGGCATCCCCTTCCTCTTCGCAACCGGCTATGGCGAACAGGCCAGGCTTCCCGCGGCGCATGCGGACACGCCGGTGCTCCAGAAACCCTACACCATCGAAGGCGTGGCGCGGGAATTGGGGGCGTTGCTGAGCGCCGGCTGATCTCGCCTGCCCCCGGGCTTGGCCGTCAGCGCCCCAGCATCGTCTCGGGGATCACCACCCGATCGAACGTCTCGCCGTCGACGAGGCCGAGCGCCAGCCCGGCTTCCTTCAAGGTCAGGCCCTCATGGTGCGCGTGCTTGGCGATCTTCGCGGCATTGTCGTAGCCGATCTCCGGCGCGAGCGCAGTCACCAGCATCAGCGAACGATCGAGCAACTCGGCGATCCGGCGACGATCCGGCTCCAACCCCTCGACGCAGCGTTCGGCAAAACTCTCCATCGCCACGCTGAGCAGATCGATCGAGCGCAGCACATTGGCGCCGATCAGCGGCTTGAACACGTTGAGCTCCATATGCCCCTGAAGCCCGCCGATGGTGATCGCGACATGATTGCCCATCACCTGCGCCGCCACCATCGTCACCATCTCGCACTGGGTCGGGTTGACCTTGCCCGGCATGATCGAACTGCCCGGCTCATTCTCCGGCAGATGCAGTTCGCCGAGGCCGCAGCGTGGGCCTGACCCCAACAGCCTGATATCGTTGGCGATCTTGGAGAGTGACACCGCCAGCGTGTTGAGCGTGCCCGACAGATGGACGATCGGATCGTTGGAGGCGAGCGCCTCGAACTTGTTGTCGGCGGTGCGGAAGGGCAGCCCGGTGATATCGGCGATGGCGCGCGCGACCGCTGCGGCGAAGCCCGCCGGCGCGTTGAGCCCGGTGCCGACCGCGGTGCCACCCTGCGCCAAAGCCATCATGCCGTGCGTCACCGCCGGCTCGATCCGCTGGCGATCGCGGTAGAGCATATGGGCATAGCCGGAAAATTCGTCGCCGAGCGTCAGCGGCGTCGCGTCCTGCAAATGGGTGCGGCCGATCTTGACGATATCGTCCCAGGCCTGCGCCTTCCGGTCGAGCGCGGCGTGCAGGCGTTCCAGCGCCGGAAACAGGCGCTGCGTCACCGCCAGCGCCGCCGCGACGTGCAGCGCGGTCGGGAAGCTGTCGTTGGACGACTGGCTCTTGTTGACATGGTCATTGGGATGGACCGGCGCCTTGCCGCCGCGCTGGCCGGTCAGCGCCTCATTGGC
This genomic window from Sphingomonas abietis contains:
- the fumC gene encoding class II fumarate hydratase, with the translated sequence MTETRTETDSFGPIEVPASAYWGAQTERSIHNFPFGSQERMPIGIVRALAIVKQAAARVNRGHGLPGDVADAIEAAAASVAAGDHDDQFPLVIWQTGSGTQSNMNVNEVVAGIANEALTGQRGGKAPVHPNDHVNKSQSSNDSFPTALHVAAALAVTQRLFPALERLHAALDRKAQAWDDIVKIGRTHLQDATPLTLGDEFSGYAHMLYRDRQRIEPAVTHGMMALAQGGTAVGTGLNAPAGFAAAVARAIADITGLPFRTADNKFEALASNDPIVHLSGTLNTLAVSLSKIANDIRLLGSGPRCGLGELHLPENEPGSSIMPGKVNPTQCEMVTMVAAQVMGNHVAITIGGLQGHMELNVFKPLIGANVLRSIDLLSVAMESFAERCVEGLEPDRRRIAELLDRSLMLVTALAPEIGYDNAAKIAKHAHHEGLTLKEAGLALGLVDGETFDRVVIPETMLGR
- a CDS encoding HWE histidine kinase domain-containing protein produces the protein MIQPFGFLIALSSDWLISRTSANTGEFIGKRPEELLGRPVVDILGGEAVHAIRNRVSLLRGHDATERVFGLKLAEIEQSFDVALHLSDGGIVIEAELSQPELGDGAGTIRSMMSRLDQATKMDAFLREGARQVRALTGFDRVMVYRFDPQGNGEVVAEAARSGIGSFLHLHYPHTDIPAQARALYQRNLFRIIADVGAVPVPVLPTLNERGRPLDLSLSVLRAVSPIHIEYLTNMGVGASLSISIVIEGRLWGLFACHHYSPRCPGLERRSLAELFGQMFAMKLEALERREAAAYSARAHAVSERLLVQLAGDASLRDDPAWLAETLDEAIPADGIGVVINGMVAIAGLAPDEDSFTRLVRELNRAEAGKVYATDHIAGFFPEAERWSDIAAGMLALPISRSPRDYVVLFRQEIIRTVRWAGDPFLPKQFGPNGDRLSPRKSFDAWSETVRGRSQPFTAMERQVAESLRATLIEVVLRMSDEAHVERQQAAERQELLIAELNHRVRNILSLIRGLVRQSRGSGSIDEYVTELDGRIHALARAHNQITSDNWGPAPLRGLIETEAAAYLAGKADRVRTDGPEILLQPNAFSTLALVIHELMTNSAKYGGLSDNGHVEVRWSIDRQGCLALDWQEIGGPVVQPPTRQGFGSTIIRRSIPYDLGGEAKVDFAPLGLSAHFVIPERHVSQRIAARPAMAVEAETPPPVLTGGPLLSGPVLLVEDSLIIAMDAEDILIRLGADSVATASNIPQAIAELGRTRPTVAILDINLGTETSLPIADRLKALGIPFLFATGYGEQARLPAAHADTPVLQKPYTIEGVARELGALLSAG